In Thamnophis elegans isolate rThaEle1 chromosome 4, rThaEle1.pri, whole genome shotgun sequence, the following proteins share a genomic window:
- the PRSS35 gene encoding inactive serine protease 35, with the protein MMALVLLISTLAFSFANGIKLQDFSWQLKKIPKIVKEKTFFLDTPKYEASAKLELSGVCGIECQRTLPVPHGSDLKELLSYETVFENGTRTLTEVEVLGMEPDAVVNITKMPTRRKRQIYGTDSRFSISDTQFLTNYPFNTAVKISTGCSGILISPKHVLTAAHCVHDGKDYIKGSKKLRVGLLKLKSKGSGKRHRGAKRSKRDFPEVKEDEVDSKLQKRRSGSRAGKKQQKTPALNERKSERKPSFQWTRVKSTQIPKGWTTDVTRDVAVDYDYAVLELRRPHKKKYMELGISPNSKMIPGNMIHFSGYDADRAGQLVYRFCSISDESNDLFYQYCDAEPGSTGSGIYLRLKEPNKKKWKRKIIAIYSGHQWVDVNGEQQDYNVAVRITPLKYAQICLWLGNNDSCAQG; encoded by the coding sequence ATGATGGCCTTAGTTCTGCTAATTTCCACTCTTGCCTTCAGCTTCGCAAATGGAATAAAACTACAAGATTTCAGTTGgcagttaaaaaaaataccaaagatTGTGAAGGAAAAGACGTTCTTCCTTGACACTCCTAAATATGAAGCCAGTGCCAAATTAGAACTGAGCGGAGTGTGTGGGATTGAATGCCAAAGGACATTGCCAGTGCCACATGGGTCTGATCTGAAGGAGCTGCTTTCCTATGAGACAGTCTTTGAGAATGGCACGAGGACCTTGACAGAAGTGGAGGTTCTCGGAATGGAGCCCGATGCAGTTGTAAACATTACTAAGATGCCAACAAGAAGGAAGAGACAGATCTATGGCACAGACAGCAGATTCAGCATTTCAGACACTCAATTTCTGACCAACTATCCTTTTAACACCGCAGTAAAGATCTCCACAGGCTGCAGTGGCATCCTTATTTCTCCAAAGCATGTACTCACTGCGGCCCATTGCGTGCATGACGGTAAAGATTATATTAAAGGCAGCAAGAAACTGAGAGTGGGGCTGTTGAAGCTGAAATCCAAAGGCAGCGGCAAGAGACACAGGGGGGCCAAGAGGAGTAAGAGGGACTTTCCAGAAGTCAAAGAGGATGAGGTTGACTCCAAACTCCAGAAAAGGAGATCTGGCAGTAGAGCtgggaaaaaacaacaaaagaCACCTGCGTTGAATGAGAGGAAGTCAGAGCGTAAGCCCTCCTTCCAGTGGACCAGAGTTAAAAGTACTCAGATCCCCAAAGGCTGGACAACGGATGTGACAAGAGATGTTGCGGTTGATTATGACTATGCTGTTTTGGAACTCAGGCGTCCCCACAAGAAGAAATACATGGAACTTGGCATCAGCCCGAATAGCAAGATGATTCCTGGAAATATGATCCACTTTTCTGGATACGATGCAGATCGAGCTGGCCAACTGGTTTATCGCTTTTGCAGCATATCTGATGAATCCAATGATCTCTTCTATCAGTATTGTGATGCTGAGCCTGGTTCTACTGGTTCAGGAATCTACCTCCGCCTTAAAGAAccgaacaagaagaaatggaaacGCAAAATTATTGCCATTTACTCTGGTCATCAGTGGGTGGATGTTAACGGAGAACAACAGGATTACAATGTTGCCGTTCGAATTACACCCCTCAAATATGCTCAGATTTGCCTCTGGTTAGGGAACAATGACTCCTGTGCACAGGGCTAA